In Arachis hypogaea cultivar Tifrunner chromosome 2, arahy.Tifrunner.gnm2.J5K5, whole genome shotgun sequence, a genomic segment contains:
- the LOC112721599 gene encoding low affinity inorganic phosphate transporter 1-like: protein MAKEQLQVLNALDVAKTQWYHFTAIVIAGMGFFTDAYDLFCISLVTKLLGRLYYYDGSDNPGSLPSNVSSAINGVAFCGTLAGQLFFGWLGDKMGRKRVYGMTLMLMVICSLASGLSFGKDPKSVMVTLCLFRFWLGFGIGGDYPLSATIMSEYANKKTRGAFIAAVFAMQGFGILAGGMVAIIVSSIFKGLHPAPAFQLDHVGSTVPEADYVWRIILMFGALPALATYYWRMKMPETARYTALVAKNAKQAASDMSKVLEVVIEAEEEKIEQQETGGGNDFGLFSREFVKRHGLHLVGTATTWFLLDIAYYSQNLFQKDIFTAIGWIPPAKTMNAIDEVYKIARAQTLIALCSTVPGYWFTVALIDRVGRFSIQLMGFFFMTVFMFALAIPYHHWTLEGNQIGFVVMYSLTFFFANFGPNATTFVVPAEIFPARLRSTCHGISAAAGKAGAMVGAFGFVYAENGIGIRNTLIIMAVVNVCGFFFTFLVPESKGKSLEEMSGETEEDQQAEAVDNNVV from the coding sequence ATGGCGAAGGAACAATTGCAAGTGCTGAACGCATTGGATGTTGCAAAGACACAATGGTACCACTTCACGGCCATTGTGATAGCTGGGATGGGTTTCTTTACCGATGCCTATGACCTCTTCTGCATCTCCCTTGTCACCAAGCTCCTTGGCCGCTTGTACTACTACGATGGCTCCGATAACCCCGGGTCTCTTCCGTCCAACGTCTCCTCTGCCATCAATGGCGTTGCATTCTGCGGCACCCTGGCCGGCCAACTATTCTTCGGTTGGCTGGGCGACAAGATGGGAAGGAAGCGTGTCTACGGAATGACACTCATGCTCATGGTTATTTGTTCCCTTGCCTCCGGCCTCTCCTTTGGAAAAGACCCTAAATCTGTTATGGTCACTCTTTGCCTCTTTAGGTTCTGGCTTGGGTTTGGGATCGGCGGCGACTATCCTCTCTCTGCAACCATTATGTCTGAGTACGCCAACAAGAAGACACGTGGAGCATTCATCGCGGCGGTCTTTGCCATGCAAGGATTTGGAATCCTTGCAGGTGGCATGGTTGCGATCATAGTTTCGTCCATTTTCAAGGGACTCCACCCTGCTCCGGCGTTTCAGTTGGACCACGTGGGGTCCACCGTGCCAGAAGCCGATTACGTTTGGAGGATAATCTTGATGTTTGGCGCGCTTCCCGCTCTTGCGACGTACTATTGGAGGATGAAGATGCCGGAGACAGCAAGGTACACGGCCTTGGTGGCGAAGAACGCAAAGCAAGCAGCTTCGGACATGTCCAAGGTTCTTGAGGTTGTGATTGAAGCAGAGGAAGAGAAGATTGAGCAGCAAGAAACAGGAGGAGGCAACGATTTTGGATTGTTCTCGAGAGAGTTTGTTAAGCGGCATGGGCTTCACCTTGTTGGAACCGCCACAACTTGGTTCCTCTTGGATATTGCTTACTACAGCCAGAATCTGTTCCAAAAAGATATCTTCACTGCCATCGGTTGGATCCCACCCGCGAAGACAATGAACGCAATTGATGAGGTTTACAAGATTGCCAGAGCACAGACTTTGATTGCACTTTGCAGCACTGTTCCAGGTTATTGGTTCACAGTGGCACTCATTGATAGGGTGGGGAGGTTTTCCATTCAGTTGATGGGGTTCTTCTTCATGACAGTTTTCATGTTTGCATTGGCAATACCTTATCATCATTGGACTTTGGAGGGAAACCAAATTGGCTTTGTTGTCATGTATTCATTGACGTTCTTCTTCGCCAACTTTGGACCCAATGCCACCACTTTTGTGGTCCCTGCCGAGATCTTCCCTGCTAGGCTCAGATCAACATGTCATGGCATCTCAGCAGCTGCAGGCAAAGCTGGAGCCATGGTTGGTGCTTTTGGATTTGTTTACGCTGAGAACGGAATTGGCATCAGGAACACCCTTATCATCATGGCTGTCGTTAACGTCTGTGGCTTCTTCTTCACATTCTTGGTTCCTGAATCCAAAGGAAAATCTCTAGAAGAAATGTCTGGTGAGACTGAGGAGGACCAACAAGCTGAAGCTGTGGATAATAATGTTGTTTaa